The following coding sequences lie in one Streptomyces albofaciens JCM 4342 genomic window:
- a CDS encoding cytochrome P450 gives MSVPSRLPVTVPDNPLHALLDREVLANPYPLFERWREQGPMWTSDGSLLLSDHDDCLAVLKNHKTMGSDTFNAPGMRELFGDRGDEPVLNSIFFMDDPGHGRQRNLVSKAFTPRITARFEPWIREIVDELLRDCLADGEFDGVQDLAGVLSLRVIATLLGIPGEDIPMLREWSSDMALSTELPTLVASFHSTAMFDREELVRIVRTTTELHGYFADLIHKRRRNPGEDLISSLLSTQENGRGLSRREVTNVVVTVFTAAHESTTNLITNGLLAMSRHPEQFQLLRQNPAIVGDVVGEALRYDCPIMLTGRVALRSDRINGLDIPEGSVVTLVLASGNRDERVHPKADRFIADRKPSVMNLAFGAGAHYCLGSSLARLEAEIVFGELARRLRGFHVHEDSLSYRRHVVVRGLDTERITFHL, from the coding sequence ATGTCAGTGCCCAGCCGCTTACCGGTCACCGTGCCGGACAACCCGCTGCACGCCCTGCTCGACCGGGAGGTGCTCGCGAACCCCTACCCGTTGTTCGAGCGGTGGCGGGAGCAAGGTCCGATGTGGACGTCGGACGGTTCCCTGCTGCTGAGCGACCACGACGACTGTCTGGCGGTGCTCAAGAACCACAAGACCATGGGCAGTGACACGTTCAACGCGCCGGGGATGCGGGAACTCTTCGGCGACCGCGGCGACGAGCCGGTGCTCAACTCGATCTTCTTCATGGACGATCCCGGACACGGGCGGCAGCGGAACCTGGTCAGCAAGGCGTTCACGCCACGGATCACCGCCCGCTTCGAGCCGTGGATCCGCGAGATCGTGGACGAACTGCTCCGCGACTGCCTGGCCGACGGCGAGTTCGACGGCGTGCAGGACCTGGCCGGGGTGCTGTCGCTGCGGGTCATCGCGACGCTCCTGGGCATCCCGGGCGAGGACATCCCGATGCTGCGGGAGTGGTCCAGCGACATGGCGCTGTCCACGGAACTGCCCACGCTGGTGGCCAGCTTCCACTCCACCGCGATGTTCGACCGCGAGGAACTCGTCCGCATCGTCCGCACCACCACCGAACTGCACGGCTACTTCGCGGACCTCATCCACAAGCGCCGCCGCAACCCCGGCGAGGACCTCATCTCCAGCCTGCTCTCCACGCAGGAGAACGGGCGCGGGCTGAGCCGGCGCGAGGTGACGAACGTCGTGGTGACCGTGTTCACCGCGGCCCACGAGTCCACCACGAACCTGATCACCAACGGCCTGCTCGCGATGTCGCGCCACCCGGAGCAGTTCCAGCTGCTCCGGCAGAACCCGGCGATCGTCGGCGACGTGGTCGGCGAGGCGCTGCGCTACGACTGCCCGATCATGCTGACCGGCCGGGTCGCGCTGCGGTCCGACCGGATCAACGGCCTCGACATCCCCGAGGGTTCGGTGGTCACCCTGGTCCTCGCGTCCGGCAACCGGGACGAGCGGGTGCACCCGAAGGCGGATCGGTTCATCGCGGACCGGAAGCCGTCCGTGATGAACCTCGCCTTCGGCGCCGGCGCGCACTACTGCCTCGGCAGCAGCCTGGCCCGGCTGGAGGCGGAGATCGTGTTCGGTGAGCTGGCCCGCCGGCTGCGCGGCTTCCACGTGCACGAGGACTCACTGAGCTACCGCAGGCACGTGGTCGTCCGCGGCCTCGACACCGAACGGATCACCTTCCACCTCTGA
- a CDS encoding SDR family NAD(P)-dependent oxidoreductase yields MNDFASMVADKVQTALGGHRMPGEPIAIVGMACRYPGGIAGPEELWQVARDGTDAIGELPDDRGWDLAALYDPDPDRPGTSYVRHGGFLYDAGHFDAEFFGLSAREALTTDPQQRLLLTTAWEALENAAIDPTSLRGSRTAVFAGSMMHDYAPRVHTVPDGLEGYQITGNTSSVVSGRVAYVLGLTGPALTVDTGCSSSLVTTHLAVQSLRVGECDLALSGGVTVMATPEMFVEFSRLRGLAPDGRCKPFSATADGTAWSEGVGMLVLERLSDALRHGHTVHALVRGTAVNSDGASNGLSAPSGPAQERVLRAALADAGLSEADIDAVEAHGTGTRLGDPIEARALLAVHGPQRARSLLVGSVKSNIGHTQAAAGVAGILKMVHAMRDGVLPRILHLSEPSPHVDWESGRVTPLAEDTPWPKTGLPRRAGVSSFGISGTNAHVILEQAPEPAPAPAPRPASAVPLLLSARSAEALREQAGRLAERLRSDRVGLLDAGFTLATGRAGFEHRAAVLGRDRDALVHGLDALAEGGSAPGTVVGSPCRDTGPVLLFPGQGTQWTGMATELLESSPVFAEHMAACQDAMAPYVDWNLDDVLTDADALLQVDVVQPALWAVMVSLAGLWRAHGVRPAAVVGHSQGEIAAATVAGALSLDDGARIVTLRSRALRALSGTGRMLSVGLPRAAVEEAMARWGEDLSVAAVNGPRATVVSGAVHAVEEFAAVLVAEGKRARLLPVDYASHSAQVELLRAELRELLAPVTPMAAEVPFHSTVTGGLADTTGLDADYWYRNLRATVEFEATVRGLVAAGHTTFLEVGPHPVLAGGVRQILGKRQKDHDGGGVVLETLQRDDGGADRFLLAVAEAAVHGVDVHWNGLFDGARSVALPTYPFHEQRYWMLPTAASGPVAGHPMLDSVVQLAGGGLVATCRLSLTRHPWLADHAVRGTVLLPGAAFVELALHAGERAGLPMLDELVLESPLVLPERGETELQIAIGETDPGTLAMYARSAPDAPWTRCATGTLRAAAPGGATLTEWPPAGAEEIDLDGEYARLDERGYEYGPAFQGLRRAWRLGAERWAEVELPDDPGRFGLHPALLDAALHPLLLDAEDAPVRLPFSWSGVALHAVGATALRVRLTPQGNDAFAVALADATGEAVATISALALRPVGPVRSGTAGVDRALHRLDWVPVARRPAPAIVDAPVVDVAGPEEALARVREFLGTDDEKETGGPLVVRTRGAVATAPEDDQDPDAAAVWGLVRTARTEHPGRFVLVDLDRSGDPGDEGLALELALGTGEPEVAVRGGQAFAPRLARVTRTGDRPALAGGTVLITGGTGVLGRELARHLVTEHGVRHLVLAGRRGGTAALESGFEDLTGTAEIKVVACDVADRAALAELLAAIPAHQPLTAVVHAAGVLDDGTVRSLTAERLDAVLRPKVEGARNLHELTEHLDLAAFVLFSSVAGVLGTPGQANYAAANAWLDGLAQHRRSRGLPASSMAWGLWAQDTGMTGRLGDTDRARLRRTGLVPMSREHGLALFDAALGTGLACTVPARFDLANVRAAGPERAPVWAGLLGVRRSAARPAPVAAAPVSVSGGERSVLDLVLATVGSVLGVERRVDPARAFRDIGFDSLSGVELRNRLTAATGVRLPATAVFDHPTPTALAGYLSGQLPDAAPGGRTPVAGPGPDDRDDPVVLVGASCRFPGGVATPDELWALLADGRDAITEFPADRGWNLDEVYHPEPGRGGRSYVRHGGFLDGIAEFDNGFFGIAPAEAVSMDPQQRILLELAWHALEDAGIDPTALRGTRTGVYLGLMGNDYARRAHRTPEDLTGDVSIGNAGSVASGRLAYTFGFHGPAITVDTACSSALVAMHQAAQALRSGECTVALAGGVTVLTTPTLFVEFSQVGVLAPDGRCRPFDAAAEGTAWSEGAGLLVMERLSTARERGHRVLAVLRGSALNSDGASNGLTAPNGSAQQRVIRDALAVAGLAPGEVDAVEAHGTGTPLGDPIEATALLATYGQDRERPVLVGSAKSNLGHTQAAAGLAGVLKMVLAMRHGRLPATLHLNAPSPHVNWHDGAVRLLDEPADWPRVDRPRRAAVSSFSLSGTNAHVILEEPEPEPEPEPATAAAVPLIPWVLSAATPEALPAQAEALLRRLADEDANGSPSALDVAYSLATTRARLRARTVVLGTDTGELTAALRAGTGVTGVAADGATAFLFPGQGVQYAGMATSLRDRVPAFAAALQEIAAELDPLLDRPLAEILRDGPGERTDHAQAAVFAVQVAVFRLLTTLGVRPDAVAGHSVGELAAAHAAGVFSLADACALVAARGRLMRELGGEGAMVAVQVPEADVPELLRGREDRVALAAVNGPASVVLAGDADAVRELSQRVAHAHRLTVRHAFHSHHMDPVLDPFREVLAGLEFRTPVIPVVSSVTGARVTEELRDPEYWVRHAREPVRFHDCLRTLDAAGTSTYLELGPGATLSALGQDALGGDGFLPVLRQDTDEVHGLLTALATAHTRGVDVDWAAWCAGGRAVPLPGYAFTRQRFWLPDDDRAPADPLLHGVEWPLLPDPGPVADAPGPWLVVAPPGAHWDRLTEDVAGVLGEGTRTVRGDAVDGEHWDRLLPDLPGGGIVSLLAMAEDSDTPRVPTGLAATLALLRALLSRGADTPLWSITSGAVRADTADTVPNPEQAAVCGLARVAGMEAPRLHGGLVDLPPRPAVGDLAALPAALAARDEIAIRDGRLYARRLVPVPRTEPATAEPIGTVLITGGLGGIGAHIARRLAARGAERLLLVGRRGVDTPGAAELRAELTALGTEVDIAGCDVADREALAGLLAGRSLTGVVHAAGVLDDGVLEALSEARLARVYAAKADGARFLHELTAGHPLRFFVLCSSLAGTAGSPGQGNYAAANAAVEALAAHRQAGGLPATSLAWGPWLDTGMTTSWPVGPRSDSGATPMPADRALDALERALFDGAAQYVVGAVDWPRFAAVRPGRLCSGLPGVGADTGPEPASALRERLAATAPQLRSSVLLELVTDRVAVVSGRPAGDLDAHRPFQELGLDSLAGVRLRNLLGADTGVPLAASAVYDHPTAAALARYLGDALGVAEGDPAERVVLDRLSELEAALLRRPPSAPVPEVVTTTLRRLLRSQEDRTADEAAEVPDLSGATDDEMFTLIDGVLGDAESDTGRTAGRATERN; encoded by the coding sequence GTGAATGATTTTGCGTCCATGGTAGCCGACAAAGTCCAAACTGCTCTGGGAGGGCACCGGATGCCGGGCGAACCGATTGCGATTGTGGGAATGGCGTGCCGCTACCCGGGCGGAATAGCCGGCCCGGAAGAACTCTGGCAGGTGGCCAGGGACGGGACCGACGCGATCGGCGAGTTGCCGGACGACCGGGGCTGGGACCTGGCGGCCCTCTACGATCCCGACCCGGACCGTCCCGGCACCTCCTACGTCCGGCACGGCGGCTTCCTCTACGACGCCGGCCACTTCGACGCCGAGTTCTTCGGGCTCTCCGCCCGCGAGGCGCTGACCACCGATCCGCAGCAGCGCCTCCTGCTCACGACGGCGTGGGAGGCCCTGGAGAACGCGGCCATCGATCCCACCTCGCTGCGGGGCAGCCGCACGGCCGTGTTCGCCGGCTCGATGATGCACGACTACGCGCCCCGGGTGCACACCGTCCCGGACGGGCTGGAGGGGTACCAGATCACCGGGAACACCTCCAGCGTGGTGTCCGGCCGGGTGGCCTACGTGCTCGGTCTCACCGGCCCCGCGCTCACGGTGGACACCGGCTGCTCCTCGTCGTTGGTGACCACCCATCTCGCGGTGCAGTCGCTGCGTGTCGGCGAGTGTGACCTGGCCCTGTCCGGCGGGGTGACGGTGATGGCGACCCCTGAGATGTTCGTGGAGTTCTCGCGGCTGCGGGGCCTCGCCCCGGACGGCCGGTGCAAGCCGTTCTCCGCGACGGCGGACGGCACGGCCTGGTCCGAGGGCGTCGGGATGCTGGTGCTGGAACGGCTCTCCGACGCCCTGCGCCACGGGCACACCGTGCACGCGCTGGTACGCGGCACCGCGGTCAACTCGGACGGGGCCTCCAACGGGCTCTCCGCACCCAGCGGGCCGGCTCAGGAACGGGTGCTGCGGGCGGCGCTGGCCGACGCCGGACTGTCCGAGGCGGACATCGACGCGGTGGAGGCGCACGGCACGGGCACCAGGCTCGGCGACCCGATCGAGGCACGGGCGCTGCTGGCGGTGCACGGCCCGCAGCGGGCGCGCTCGCTGCTGGTGGGGTCGGTCAAGTCGAACATCGGGCACACGCAGGCCGCTGCCGGGGTGGCGGGCATCCTGAAGATGGTGCACGCCATGCGCGACGGCGTGCTGCCGCGCATCCTGCACCTGAGCGAGCCCAGCCCGCACGTGGACTGGGAGTCCGGCAGGGTCACCCCGCTCGCGGAGGACACGCCGTGGCCGAAGACCGGACTCCCGCGCCGGGCCGGGGTGTCCTCGTTCGGCATCAGCGGCACCAACGCCCATGTGATCCTGGAACAGGCGCCGGAACCCGCGCCCGCCCCGGCACCACGACCGGCGTCCGCGGTGCCGCTGCTGCTGTCCGCACGGTCGGCGGAGGCGCTGCGGGAGCAGGCCGGCCGGCTGGCCGAGCGGCTCCGCTCGGACCGGGTCGGCCTGCTGGACGCCGGATTCACGCTGGCGACCGGCCGGGCCGGGTTCGAGCACCGGGCCGCCGTCCTCGGCCGGGACCGGGACGCGTTGGTGCACGGACTGGACGCGCTCGCCGAGGGCGGTTCGGCACCGGGCACGGTCGTCGGGTCACCCTGCCGGGACACCGGTCCGGTGCTGTTGTTCCCCGGCCAGGGCACGCAGTGGACCGGGATGGCCACGGAACTGCTGGAGTCCAGCCCGGTCTTCGCCGAACACATGGCGGCCTGTCAGGACGCGATGGCGCCGTACGTCGACTGGAACCTGGACGACGTGCTCACCGACGCGGACGCGCTGCTCCAGGTGGATGTGGTGCAGCCCGCGCTGTGGGCGGTCATGGTGTCGCTGGCCGGACTCTGGCGGGCACACGGGGTGCGGCCGGCCGCGGTGGTGGGCCACTCCCAGGGCGAGATCGCGGCCGCGACCGTGGCCGGCGCCCTGTCCCTGGACGACGGGGCGCGGATCGTCACCCTGCGCAGCCGGGCCTTGCGGGCCCTCTCCGGTACGGGCCGGATGCTGTCGGTGGGGCTGCCGAGAGCGGCGGTCGAAGAGGCGATGGCCCGCTGGGGCGAGGACCTCTCGGTGGCCGCGGTCAACGGGCCGCGCGCGACGGTGGTCTCGGGCGCCGTCCACGCGGTCGAGGAGTTCGCCGCCGTACTGGTCGCCGAGGGCAAACGGGCGCGCCTGTTGCCGGTGGACTACGCCTCGCATTCGGCGCAGGTCGAACTGCTGCGTGCGGAGCTGCGCGAACTGCTGGCGCCGGTGACTCCGATGGCGGCCGAGGTTCCCTTCCACTCGACCGTGACCGGCGGTTTGGCGGACACCACCGGGCTGGACGCGGACTACTGGTACCGCAACCTGCGCGCCACGGTCGAGTTCGAGGCGACGGTGCGCGGGCTGGTCGCCGCCGGGCACACCACCTTCCTGGAGGTCGGCCCGCATCCGGTGCTCGCCGGCGGCGTGCGGCAGATCCTCGGTAAGCGCCAGAAGGACCACGACGGGGGCGGCGTGGTGCTGGAGACCCTGCAAAGGGACGACGGTGGTGCCGACCGCTTCCTGCTGGCGGTGGCCGAGGCAGCCGTACACGGTGTGGACGTGCACTGGAACGGGCTGTTCGACGGCGCCCGGAGTGTGGCGCTGCCGACCTACCCGTTCCACGAGCAGCGGTACTGGATGCTGCCCACCGCCGCCTCCGGGCCCGTCGCCGGGCATCCGATGCTCGACTCGGTGGTCCAGCTCGCCGGCGGCGGCCTGGTCGCCACCTGCCGGCTCTCTCTCACCCGGCACCCCTGGCTGGCCGATCACGCGGTGCGCGGCACCGTGCTGCTGCCCGGGGCCGCGTTCGTCGAACTGGCGCTGCACGCGGGTGAGCGGGCGGGGCTGCCGATGCTGGACGAACTGGTGCTGGAGAGCCCGCTGGTGCTGCCCGAGCGGGGCGAGACCGAGTTGCAGATCGCGATCGGTGAGACGGATCCGGGCACGCTGGCGATGTACGCCCGGTCCGCGCCGGACGCTCCGTGGACCCGGTGCGCGACGGGCACGCTCCGGGCCGCGGCGCCCGGCGGCGCGACGCTGACGGAGTGGCCGCCGGCCGGTGCCGAGGAGATCGACCTCGACGGCGAGTACGCACGGCTCGACGAGCGGGGTTACGAGTACGGGCCGGCCTTCCAGGGGTTGCGGCGGGCCTGGCGGCTCGGTGCGGAGCGCTGGGCCGAGGTCGAACTGCCGGATGATCCCGGGCGGTTCGGCCTGCACCCGGCCCTGCTCGACGCCGCACTGCACCCGCTGCTGCTGGACGCGGAGGACGCGCCGGTGAGGTTGCCGTTCTCCTGGAGCGGTGTCGCACTCCACGCGGTCGGGGCCACGGCACTGCGGGTGCGGCTGACTCCGCAGGGCAACGACGCGTTCGCCGTGGCCCTCGCCGACGCGACGGGGGAAGCGGTGGCCACGATCAGCGCGCTCGCGCTCCGGCCCGTGGGGCCGGTGCGGTCGGGGACGGCGGGCGTGGACCGCGCGCTGCACCGGCTGGACTGGGTGCCCGTTGCGCGGCGGCCCGCCCCGGCGATCGTGGACGCGCCGGTCGTGGACGTGGCCGGGCCCGAGGAAGCACTGGCACGGGTACGCGAGTTCTTGGGCACCGACGACGAGAAGGAGACGGGCGGGCCCCTGGTCGTGCGGACCCGTGGTGCGGTCGCGACCGCCCCGGAGGACGACCAGGACCCCGACGCCGCGGCGGTCTGGGGCCTGGTCCGCACGGCCCGCACCGAACATCCCGGCCGGTTCGTACTGGTCGACCTGGACCGCTCCGGCGACCCCGGGGACGAGGGCCTGGCCCTGGAGCTGGCGTTGGGCACCGGTGAGCCGGAGGTCGCCGTCCGGGGCGGGCAGGCGTTCGCGCCGCGGCTGGCCCGGGTGACGCGGACGGGGGACCGGCCCGCCCTCGCCGGAGGCACGGTGCTGATCACCGGCGGGACCGGCGTACTCGGCCGGGAGCTGGCCCGGCACCTGGTCACCGAGCACGGGGTACGGCACCTGGTGCTGGCGGGGCGGCGCGGCGGTACGGCGGCGCTGGAGTCCGGTTTCGAGGACCTGACCGGCACCGCCGAGATCAAGGTCGTGGCATGCGACGTCGCCGACCGGGCCGCCCTCGCCGAGCTGCTGGCGGCGATCCCCGCGCACCAACCGCTGACCGCGGTGGTCCACGCCGCCGGGGTGCTGGACGACGGCACGGTGCGCTCCCTCACCGCCGAACGGCTGGACGCGGTGCTGCGACCGAAAGTCGAGGGTGCGCGCAACCTGCACGAACTGACCGAACACCTCGACCTGGCCGCGTTCGTGCTGTTCTCCTCCGTAGCCGGTGTCCTCGGCACGCCGGGACAGGCGAATTACGCGGCCGCCAACGCCTGGCTGGACGGGCTGGCGCAGCACCGCCGCTCGCGGGGACTGCCCGCTTCCTCGATGGCGTGGGGACTGTGGGCGCAGGACACCGGCATGACCGGGCGGCTGGGCGACACCGACCGGGCCCGGCTGCGGCGCACCGGGCTCGTGCCGATGTCCCGCGAACACGGGCTCGCACTGTTCGACGCGGCGCTGGGCACCGGCCTGGCGTGCACCGTGCCCGCCCGCTTCGACCTGGCCAACGTGCGTGCGGCAGGCCCGGAGCGGGCTCCGGTGTGGGCCGGGCTGCTCGGCGTCCGGCGGAGCGCAGCCCGGCCGGCCCCCGTGGCCGCGGCGCCCGTGTCCGTCTCCGGCGGCGAGCGGTCGGTGCTCGACCTCGTGCTGGCCACGGTGGGCTCCGTGCTCGGCGTGGAGCGCCGGGTGGACCCGGCGCGGGCGTTCCGCGACATCGGCTTCGACTCGCTGTCCGGGGTGGAACTGCGCAACCGGCTCACCGCCGCGACCGGGGTGCGGCTCCCCGCGACCGCGGTGTTCGACCACCCCACCCCGACGGCCCTGGCCGGGTACCTGTCCGGGCAGCTCCCGGACGCGGCGCCCGGCGGCCGGACACCGGTCGCCGGGCCCGGCCCGGACGACAGGGACGACCCCGTGGTGCTGGTCGGCGCGAGCTGCCGCTTTCCCGGCGGGGTGGCCACCCCGGACGAGCTGTGGGCGCTGCTGGCCGACGGGCGGGACGCGATCACCGAGTTCCCGGCGGATCGCGGCTGGAACCTGGACGAGGTCTACCACCCGGAGCCGGGCCGTGGCGGGCGCAGCTACGTACGGCACGGCGGCTTCCTGGACGGGATCGCCGAGTTCGACAACGGCTTCTTCGGCATCGCCCCGGCCGAGGCGGTCTCGATGGACCCGCAGCAGCGCATCCTGCTGGAACTGGCCTGGCACGCGCTGGAGGACGCCGGGATCGACCCGACCGCGCTGCGGGGCACCCGCACCGGCGTCTACCTCGGGCTGATGGGCAACGACTACGCGCGCCGCGCGCACCGGACGCCGGAGGACCTCACCGGCGACGTCTCGATCGGCAACGCGGGCAGCGTCGCCTCGGGGCGGCTGGCCTACACGTTCGGCTTCCACGGCCCGGCGATCACGGTGGACACGGCGTGTTCCTCCGCGCTGGTGGCGATGCACCAGGCCGCGCAGGCGCTGCGGTCCGGTGAGTGCACGGTCGCGCTGGCCGGTGGCGTCACGGTGCTCACCACGCCGACGCTGTTCGTGGAGTTCTCCCAGGTGGGGGTGCTCGCCCCGGATGGCCGGTGCAGGCCGTTCGACGCGGCGGCGGAGGGCACCGCGTGGAGCGAGGGCGCCGGCCTGCTGGTGATGGAACGGCTGTCCACCGCGCGCGAACGGGGCCACCGGGTGCTCGCCGTGCTGCGCGGCTCGGCACTCAACTCCGACGGCGCGTCCAACGGGCTGACCGCGCCGAACGGATCGGCCCAGCAGCGGGTGATCCGGGACGCGCTGGCCGTCGCGGGCCTGGCGCCCGGCGAGGTGGACGCGGTGGAGGCGCACGGCACCGGCACCCCGCTCGGCGACCCCATCGAGGCCACCGCGCTGCTGGCGACCTACGGTCAGGACCGGGAGCGGCCCGTGCTGGTCGGGTCCGCGAAGTCCAACCTCGGGCACACCCAGGCCGCGGCGGGCTTGGCGGGTGTGCTCAAGATGGTGCTGGCCATGCGGCACGGCCGGTTGCCCGCGACCCTGCACCTGAACGCCCCGAGCCCGCACGTGAACTGGCACGACGGCGCGGTGCGGTTGCTGGACGAGCCGGCGGACTGGCCGCGCGTGGACCGTCCGCGCCGGGCGGCGGTGTCCTCGTTCAGCCTCAGCGGCACCAACGCGCACGTGATCCTGGAGGAACCCGAGCCCGAGCCCGAACCGGAGCCGGCGACCGCCGCGGCTGTGCCGCTGATCCCGTGGGTGCTCTCCGCGGCCACCCCGGAGGCGCTGCCCGCGCAGGCCGAGGCCCTGCTCCGCCGACTGGCCGACGAGGACGCGAACGGCTCGCCGTCCGCGCTGGACGTGGCGTACTCGCTGGCCACCACGCGGGCCCGGCTGCGTGCCCGCACCGTCGTGCTCGGCACGGACACCGGCGAGCTGACCGCCGCGCTGCGCGCCGGGACCGGCGTCACCGGGGTGGCGGCCGACGGCGCGACCGCGTTCCTGTTCCCCGGCCAGGGCGTGCAGTACGCGGGCATGGCCACGTCGCTCCGGGACCGGGTACCGGCGTTCGCGGCGGCCCTCCAGGAGATCGCCGCCGAGCTGGACCCGCTGCTGGACCGGCCGCTCGCCGAGATCCTCCGGGACGGGCCCGGGGAACGCACCGACCACGCGCAGGCCGCGGTGTTCGCGGTGCAGGTGGCGGTGTTCCGGCTGCTCACCACGCTGGGGGTGCGGCCGGACGCGGTGGCCGGGCACTCGGTCGGCGAACTCGCCGCGGCGCACGCCGCGGGCGTGTTCTCGCTGGCCGACGCCTGCGCACTGGTGGCCGCGCGCGGGCGGCTGATGCGCGAACTCGGTGGCGAGGGCGCGATGGTGGCCGTCCAGGTGCCGGAAGCCGACGTGCCGGAACTGCTCCGCGGCCGCGAGGACCGGGTGGCGCTGGCCGCGGTGAACGGACCCGCCTCGGTGGTGCTCGCCGGGGACGCGGACGCGGTGCGGGAACTCTCGCAGCGGGTGGCCCACGCGCACCGCCTGACGGTGCGGCACGCGTTCCACTCCCACCACATGGACCCGGTCCTGGACCCCTTCCGGGAGGTGCTGGCCGGACTGGAATTCCGGACGCCGGTGATTCCGGTCGTGTCCTCGGTGACCGGCGCACGGGTCACCGAAGAGCTTCGCGACCCGGAGTACTGGGTCCGGCATGCGCGGGAACCGGTGCGCTTCCACGACTGCCTGCGCACCCTGGACGCGGCAGGCACCAGTACGTACCTGGAGCTGGGACCGGGCGCGACGCTCAGCGCGCTCGGCCAGGACGCGCTGGGCGGGGACGGATTCCTGCCGGTGCTACGGCAGGACACCGACGAAGTACACGGCCTGCTGACGGCGTTGGCGACCGCGCACACCCGGGGAGTCGACGTGGACTGGGCGGCCTGGTGCGCGGGCGGCCGGGCGGTGCCACTGCCCGGCTACGCGTTCACCCGGCAGCGGTTCTGGCTGCCCGACGACGACAGGGCCCCCGCCGATCCCCTGTTGCACGGTGTCGAGTGGCCGCTGCTGCCCGACCCCGGCCCGGTCGCCGACGCGCCGGGGCCGTGGCTGGTGGTGGCCCCGCCGGGCGCGCACTGGGACCGGCTCACCGAGGACGTGGCGGGCGTACTGGGCGAAGGGACCCGCACCGTACGCGGCGACGCCGTGGACGGCGAGCACTGGGACCGGCTGCTGCCGGACCTGCCGGGCGGCGGCATCGTGTCCCTCCTGGCGATGGCCGAGGACTCGGACACGCCGCGGGTGCCGACCGGCCTGGCCGCCACCCTGGCGCTGCTGCGGGCGCTGCTGTCCAGAGGCGCGGATACGCCCCTGTGGTCGATCACCAGCGGCGCCGTGCGGGCCGACACGGCGGACACCGTGCCGAATCCGGAGCAGGCCGCCGTGTGCGGGCTGGCCCGGGTCGCGGGCATGGAAGCGCCCCGGCTGCACGGCGGCCTGGTGGACCTGCCGCCGCGACCGGCCGTGGGGGACCTGGCCGCGCTGCCCGCCGCGCTGGCCGCCAGGGACGAGATCGCGATCCGGGACGGGCGGCTGTACGCCAGGCGACTGGTCCCGGTGCCCCGCACCGAACCCGCCACGGCGGAGCCCATCGGCACCGTGCTGATCACCGGAGGGCTGGGCGGCATCGGCGCGCACATCGCCCGCCGGCTGGCGGCCCGGGGCGCGGAGCGCCTGCTGCTGGTCGGCCGCCGGGGCGTGGACACCCCCGGCGCGGCGGAACTGCGCGCCGAACTCACCGCGCTGGGTACCGAGGTCGACATCGCCGGCTGCGACGTGGCGGACCGCGAGGCGCTGGCCGGGCTGCTCGCCGGGCGGTCGCTCACCGGTGTGGTGCACGCCGCCGGGGTGCTCGACGACGGGGTGCTGGAGGCGCTGTCCGAGGCCCGGCTGGCGCGTGTGTACGCGGCGAAGGCGGACGGCGCGCGGTTCCTGCACGAGCTGACCGCCGGCCATCCGCTGCGCTTCTTCGTCCTGTGCTCCTCGCTGGCCGGCACCGCGGGCTCGCCGGGGCAGGGCAACTACGCCGCGGCCAACGCCGCCGTGGAAGCGCTGGCAGCCCATCGACAGGCCGGCGGCCTGCCCGCGACGAGCCTGGCCTGGGGCCCCTGGCTGGACACCGGGATGACGACGTCCTGGCCCGTCGGCCCGCGGTCGGACAGCGGCGCCACGCCGATGCCCGCCGACCGGGCGCTGGACGCGCTGGAGCGGGCACTGTTCGACGGTGCGGCGCAGTACGTGGTCGGCGCCGTGGACTGGCCGCGGTTCGCCGCCGTACGGCCGGGGCGCCTGTGCTCCGGACTGCCGGGTGTGGGCGCGGACACCGGGCCCGAACCCGCGAGCGCGTTGCGGGAACGGCTGGCGGCCACCGCGCCGCAGCTGCGGTCGTCGGTGCTGCTGGAGCTGGTCACCGACCGGGTCGCCGTCGTTTCGGGCCGGCCGGCCGGAGACCTGGACGCGCACCGGCCGTTCCAGGAGCTGGGCCTGGACTCGCTGGCCGGGGTCCGGCTGCGCAACCTGCTCGGCGCGGACACCGGAGTGCCGCTGGCGGCCTCCGCGGTCTACGACCATCCCACCGCCGCCGCGCTGGCCCGGTACCTCGGCGACGCGCTCGGTGTCGCCGAGGGCGACCCGGCGGAGCGGGTCGTGCTGGACCGGCTGAGCGAGCTGGAGGCGGCCCTGCTCCGGCGGCCTCCGTCCGCGCCCGTCCCCGAGGTGGTCACCACGACACTGCGGCGACTGCTGCGCAGCCAGGAGGACCGCACCGCCGATGAGGCGGCCGAGGTGCCCGACCTGAGCGGCGCCACGGACGACGAGATGTTCACGCTGATCGACGGAGTGCTCGGCGACGCGGAATCGGACACCGGCCGTACCGCCGGCCGTGCCACGGAGAGGAACTAG